One stretch of Flavobacterium sp. 9 DNA includes these proteins:
- a CDS encoding sensor histidine kinase has protein sequence MSEIRKLKFDIKLQNHIWFWSTYFTLNFLRWGAYFNDYPYSFKSNLIEFSLHIPLVYFNLFVLVPRYVLKQKYITYTFSLLASLFAIYLLKTALTYYIISENIWPEANREYHPFEINHIVAVCIGELYVLAMASSVYLTLTWLRERERNRSLRENQFKIKLKYLENQIQPHFFFNTLNNLYALSLESSNKVPDVIIKLSNLMEYVLYDVKGTKFVPLIKEIDYIQNYIEIEKLRFENVEVTINLESDIEDIVVPPLIFISLVENAFKHGSLNNPNLKIKINCKVTNNKMLDFEILNNFVISQNLNQKGGIGLVNTKKRLKLIYKNDFSLKYATKFNYYIIRLQIPINDED, from the coding sequence TTGAGCGAAATTCGAAAATTGAAATTTGACATTAAACTTCAAAATCACATTTGGTTTTGGAGTACTTACTTCACTCTTAACTTCTTAAGATGGGGAGCCTACTTCAATGATTACCCTTATTCGTTCAAATCAAACTTAATTGAGTTCTCGTTACACATTCCTTTAGTCTATTTTAATCTATTTGTTTTAGTACCCAGATACGTATTAAAACAGAAATATATTACATATACATTTTCATTACTAGCGAGTCTTTTTGCCATCTATTTATTAAAAACAGCTCTTACCTATTATATTATATCCGAAAATATCTGGCCGGAAGCCAATCGTGAATACCATCCTTTTGAGATTAATCATATTGTAGCAGTTTGTATTGGCGAATTATATGTTCTGGCAATGGCTTCATCTGTTTACCTGACTTTGACCTGGTTGCGAGAAAGAGAAAGAAACAGATCGTTGAGAGAGAATCAATTTAAAATCAAGTTAAAATATCTTGAGAATCAAATTCAGCCACATTTTTTCTTCAATACATTAAATAATTTATATGCATTGTCATTAGAATCTTCAAATAAAGTTCCTGATGTGATTATAAAACTATCAAATTTGATGGAATATGTGTTATATGATGTAAAAGGAACCAAATTTGTTCCCTTAATAAAAGAGATCGATTATATTCAGAATTATATCGAAATTGAGAAGTTACGCTTTGAAAATGTAGAAGTTACGATAAACCTGGAATCTGATATAGAGGATATTGTTGTGCCTCCGTTGATTTTTATCTCTTTGGTCGAAAACGCCTTTAAACACGGGAGTTTAAACAATCCTAACTTAAAAATAAAGATCAATTGTAAAGTTACTAACAATAAAATGTTAGATTTTGAAATCTTAAATAATTTTGTAATTTCACAAAATCTTAATCAAAAAGGTGGAATTGGATTAGTCAATACCAAAAAACGATTAAAATTGATTTACAAGAATGATTTCAGTCTTAAGTACGCCACTAAATTTAATTACTATATAATCCGTTTGCAAATACCAATTAATGATGAAGATTAA
- a CDS encoding S8 family serine peptidase, protein MKKELLLTIFIVLFSISGMYGQNNPYYYYKGEKVYLTVDKSTVNISTEENVQKSSITALDVKDFDLATDKNAKGQKSARLEFKNVPTDEEFQKKIKSLKENPAVKNVSLYYKRENAKPIGTSAFFYVKLKKENDLARLQKVASKKEVEIVKQVPNMPQWYILSAKKNNAESSVDLANYFFETGFFEDVDPAFMFDFKSSCTNDTNFGSLWGLYNAANTNIDINACQAWTISQGSGIKIAVVDQGIDMAHNDLAANFSSLSYDALSGTSPSVFTNGNWHGTHVAGTIGAIKDNNLQVVGVAPLSKIMAVSHPLLVTPTMSAEVASGISWAYQNNADVINNSWGDHGGAYYSSIHTAILEDAIIKAMTLGRGGKGCVVVFASGNYGDQGAVMDYPAYFNDNILTVGSIDSGGTRAFDSGYGIKLDVVAPGVGIKSTAPGNTLLDANGTSMASPHVAGISALILSANPSLTGQQVRDIIEQTSQKVGSYSYGLVTDKTNGTWNTQTGYGLVDAYAAVLAAQCTGTTSQISGAASICSSASYSAPTGGTTYNWSVTQSSSLVTLSGNGTSSVTLTKTSQTGTGQITLSLYYGSASCGYRTINKTITIGSNFVATLHDGVGPYGQVDVFVQGGAPPYNVYRGETTLIYTSNSPGTFVVPFGCGGGILKVEANTSCGLVAYRKMYSGCNTKSSVSTQASSKVGDSSFYKIYPNPASSIINISLINEDRAPDFSAQINAILYDLNGQEKSNVAVVNNTATINVSQLQKGVYVLIVNINGVSESHQVLVE, encoded by the coding sequence ATGAAAAAAGAATTACTCTTAACCATTTTTATTGTTTTGTTTAGTATTTCCGGGATGTACGGACAAAATAATCCTTATTATTACTATAAGGGAGAAAAAGTTTATTTGACAGTAGATAAATCTACCGTAAATATTAGTACGGAAGAAAATGTTCAAAAATCAAGTATTACGGCATTAGACGTGAAAGACTTTGATTTGGCAACAGATAAAAATGCTAAAGGACAAAAGTCAGCCAGATTAGAATTTAAAAATGTTCCAACCGATGAAGAATTTCAGAAGAAAATTAAATCCTTAAAAGAAAATCCAGCCGTAAAAAATGTCTCTTTATATTATAAAAGAGAAAATGCTAAACCTATTGGTACTTCGGCGTTTTTTTATGTAAAACTTAAGAAAGAGAATGATTTGGCACGACTGCAAAAAGTTGCTTCTAAAAAAGAGGTTGAAATTGTAAAACAAGTTCCTAATATGCCTCAATGGTATATCCTTTCTGCGAAAAAAAATAACGCAGAGAGTTCAGTAGATCTTGCGAATTATTTTTTTGAAACCGGATTTTTTGAAGATGTCGATCCGGCTTTTATGTTCGATTTTAAAAGTAGCTGTACAAATGATACTAATTTTGGAAGCTTATGGGGATTGTATAATGCTGCAAATACTAATATAGATATTAATGCTTGCCAAGCCTGGACTATTTCGCAAGGAAGCGGAATTAAAATTGCTGTTGTTGATCAGGGAATTGATATGGCTCATAATGATTTAGCGGCAAATTTTTCCAGTTTAAGTTACGATGCTCTGTCAGGGACTTCTCCTAGTGTTTTTACAAATGGTAATTGGCACGGAACACATGTGGCTGGTACTATTGGGGCAATAAAAGATAATAATTTGCAGGTTGTGGGTGTTGCTCCACTTTCTAAAATTATGGCTGTTAGTCATCCTTTATTAGTAACACCAACAATGTCTGCAGAGGTGGCGAGCGGAATTAGTTGGGCATATCAAAATAATGCCGATGTAATTAATAATTCCTGGGGAGATCATGGAGGAGCTTATTATAGTAGTATTCATACTGCAATACTCGAAGATGCAATTATCAAAGCAATGACTTTGGGCCGAGGTGGTAAAGGTTGTGTAGTTGTTTTTGCTTCGGGCAATTATGGTGATCAAGGCGCAGTTATGGATTATCCAGCTTATTTTAATGATAATATTTTAACAGTAGGATCGATAGATTCTGGTGGTACTCGTGCATTTGATTCCGGATATGGAATAAAATTGGATGTTGTCGCTCCGGGAGTGGGAATTAAATCAACAGCTCCTGGAAATACACTTTTGGATGCTAATGGTACATCTATGGCAAGTCCACACGTTGCAGGTATCAGTGCATTAATACTTTCTGCAAATCCATCTCTTACAGGTCAACAGGTTCGTGATATTATAGAACAAACTTCTCAAAAAGTAGGAAGCTATTCTTATGGACTTGTTACTGATAAAACAAACGGAACATGGAATACGCAAACAGGTTATGGTTTAGTAGATGCTTACGCGGCAGTTTTGGCAGCACAGTGTACGGGGACAACTTCTCAAATATCCGGAGCAGCTTCTATTTGTTCTAGTGCTTCATATTCGGCTCCAACAGGCGGAACTACTTATAATTGGTCTGTTACTCAAAGTAGTAGTTTAGTTACTCTTTCAGGAAATGGAACAAGCTCGGTAACATTAACAAAAACATCACAAACAGGTACGGGACAAATTACACTTAGTTTATATTACGGTAGTGCATCTTGTGGTTATAGAACTATTAATAAAACTATTACTATCGGAAGTAATTTTGTAGCTACTTTGCATGATGGAGTAGGGCCTTATGGACAAGTTGATGTTTTTGTACAAGGTGGAGCACCGCCTTATAATGTTTATAGAGGCGAGACAACTTTAATATATACAAGTAATTCGCCAGGTACATTTGTAGTGCCATTTGGTTGTGGCGGAGGAATCCTTAAAGTCGAAGCAAATACGTCATGTGGTCTTGTGGCTTATCGCAAAATGTATTCCGGATGTAATACAAAATCAAGTGTGTCTACTCAGGCATCAAGTAAAGTTGGAGATAGCTCTTTTTATAAAATATATCCAAATCCTGCAAGTAGCATAATCAATATATCTTTAATTAATGAAGATAGAGCGCCAGATTTTAGTGCTCAAATTAATGCAATATTATATGATTTAAATGGGCAGGAAAAAAGCAATGTTGCCGTTGTTAATAATACAGCAACTATAAATGTAAGTCAGCTTCAAAAAGGAGTTTATGTTCTAATAGTAAATATCAACGGTGTTTCTGAAAGCCATCAGGTTCTGGTTGAATAA